The Engraulis encrasicolus isolate BLACKSEA-1 chromosome 22, IST_EnEncr_1.0, whole genome shotgun sequence genome includes a region encoding these proteins:
- the si:dkey-56m19.5 gene encoding uncharacterized protein si:dkey-56m19.5: MGAKLSKKKKGYDVAQTETKAEAPPAPVQQKVEAAAAAPAVEAAAPVVAAAAAVAEQVAAEPAAPEPEPAAAPEQVAEAKEEEAPAAAAPEEDVPPPVPDVPPPEEDEETPAAPAVEEPAPVEATPEPEPEPAAAPAEEPAAAAAPEPEPEAAAAAPEPEPEVAAAAPEEPAAAPEEPAAAPVEPTPEPASAPEPEPEPEAEAVVEEVAVQEVVEVAQVTLAASAPEPEPVAEPEPEPEPEPEPEPQTVAEPEEPTPAPSEPAAAPEEEPEPVAVSPEPEAEPEPVAASPEPEVEVAAASPEPVAEPEVAAASPEPVAASPEPEVAAAEPEPVAASPEPEVVAASPEPEAAEAPEPTTEAEPAAAEEPIPEIVISESASSNDLPAEEPAAAPAAAEPESAPTPSEEEVPAAPAAADTPTLDNGEPEAPAAVAEEPAAAPAAVEVNGDCKEATTEEVKEEEVVNDVEEEEKAAPLEQEAASDCELKKDLTQAVDALIGEGVAELVENAVTQMVDTV, from the coding sequence ATGGGAGCGAAGCTgagcaagaagaagaagggatACGATGTGGCCCAGACGGAGACGAAAGCAGAGGCACCCCCCGCCCCCGTCCAGCAGAAGGTGGAGGCCGCAGCTGCCGCGCCCGCCGTCGAGGCCGCCGCTCCCGTAGTGGCCGCCGCCGCCGCAGTAGCTGAACAGGTAGCCGCCGAGCCTGCCGCACCTGAGCCTGAGCCTGCGGCTGCACCTGAGCAGGTGGCGGAGGCCAAGGAGGAGGAGGCTCCCGCCGCAGCGGCACCCGAGGAGGACGTGCCCCCTCCAGTACCCGACGTGCCCCCtccagaggaggacgaggagacccCCGCCGCCCCAGCTGTTGAAGAACCCGCTCCAGTTGAAGCCacgccagaaccagaaccagagccTGCCGCAGCACCCGCAGAAGAACCCGCAGCAGCAGCCGCTCCAGAACCAGAGCCtgaagcagctgcagcagcaccaGAACCCGAGCCTGAAGTCGCAGCTGCAGCACCTGAGGAACCCGCAGCCGCTCCAGAAGAACCTGCTGCCGCACCGGTAGAACCCACTCCAGAGCCAGCATCAGCGCCAGAACCCGAGCCGGAGCCTGAGGCTGAGGCTGTGGTGGAGGAAGTAGCggtgcaggaggtggtggaggtcgCACAAGTCACTTTAGCCGCTTCTGCTCCCGAACCCGAGCCTGTAGCCGAACCAGAACCCGAGCCAGAACCAGAACCCGAGCCAGAACCACAGACTGTCGCTGAGCCAGAGGAGCCGACCCCGGCCCCTTCCGAACCCGCTGCTGCCCCCGAGGAAGAGCCAGAGCCCGTGGCCGTCTCACCAGAACCAGAGGCTGAGCCAGAGCCCGTAGCTGCATCACCAGAACCCGAGGTCGAGGTGGCCGCCGCATCACCGGAGCCCGTCGCAGAGCCCGAGGTGGCCGCCGCATCACCTGAGCCTGTTGCGGCATCGCCAGAACCTGAGGTGGCTGCCGCAGAACCCGAGCCGGTTGCAGCATCGCCAGAACCCGAAGTCGTTGCCGCATCACCGGAGCCCGAAGCAGCAGAGGCCCCAGAGCCCACGACGGAAGCCGAACCAGCTGCAGCAGAGGAGCCCATCCCAGAGATCGTCATCTCAGAGTCCGCGTCCTCCAACGACCTCCCTGCCGAGGAGCCCGCCGccgcccctgctgctgctgaaccCGAGTCGGCGCCAACGCCCAGCGAGGAGGAGGTGCCCGCCGCCCCCGCCGCTGCCGACACACCCACCCTGGACAACGGAGAGCCCGAGGCCCCCGCCGCTGTGGCCGAGGAGcctgctgctgcccctgctgctgtGGAGGTGAACGGAGACTGCAAGGAGGCCACGacggaggaggtgaaggaggaggaggtggtgaacgacgtcgaggaggaggagaaggctgcCCCTCTGGAGCAGGAGGCCGCCAGTGACTGTGAATTGAAAAAGGACTTGACGCAGGCGGTGGACGCGCTGATCGGGGAAGGAGTGGCCGAGCTGGTGGAGAACGCCGTCACTCAGATGGTCGACAcggtctga